The nucleotide window TTTTTCCCAGGATAATTTACCTCAAACAATTGCTTCGTTCCGCCAACGGGAGCAACGAAATATAGGGATTGACCATTTTTATTCCATTTAAAACTATTTACTGTTCCATCCCAATTTGCTGTGAGGTTTTGCTTTACCCCATTTTCCAATACCACAAGGTCATTTTTATCCGCCTCGTAACCATCCTTTTCCATTTGTAACCAAGCCAAAGCACCCTGACTGGAAATCTCAGGATTGGTATCGTATCCCTTATTTGCCTCCGTTACATTGGTTGTGGTCTTAGTAGCTAGATCATATTGGTAGATATCCGTATTTGTGCTTTTTGCATAGTCTGTGCCTCTTAATTTTTTACTGACATAGTAAATACTATTGCCGTCAGCAGACCATATATAGTCTTCGTCTCCACCGAAAGGACGTTGAGGTGTATAATAAGGTTCGTTAGGCATTAAATCGATTCCCTCATCATCTTCACTGTCTGCATTTTTATAGAAAACATGGTCATATTGTCCGTCATTCCAACTATCCCAATGGCGGTTATCTAATTCGGTAAAGATGTAGGCATCAGATTTTGAAAGTTCAGGATACACATTGGTGCTACGAGTATTTTCCAATAACACTGCTTTGTGAAATAATATTTTGCTGCCATCTGGAGAAATATTCTTATCTACCGTCTTAACATCCTCTTTGTTAATTTCAATTGCATTTCCGCCATCGACAGGCAGTTTGAAAAATTTAGAATCGAAATTATTTTCTTCAACATTTGGTATGCTAATTCTGTAAAATATGGTTGAATTGTCTTCAGACAAGCCAAGAACGCTTAACCGTTTCACCTGCCATAGCTTTTCAGGTGTCATTACATTCTGTGATGAAGAGAAGAAATTAATCGCAAAAATTAAGACCGTAAATAGAAATATCTTTTTCATTTTATAAATTCAAGAAATTATTCAAAGATACCACTAGAAGGAATCATTATTTAGTATTCAGCTCAATATTTTGTAAAATTATACAATGGCCAATCATAACGAATTAGGGAAAAAGGGCGAACAGATGGCAGTGGACTTTCTAATTGCTAATGGATTTCAAATAATTGAACGTAATTATAGATTCGACAAAGCAGAGTTGGACATTATTGCAAAAAAGGGAAATACCTTGGCGGCAGTTGAAGTAAAAACGAGATCTTCAAAAGATTTTGGTAACCCACAAGATTTTTTGAAGCCTAAACAAATTCAAAGATTAGTAAAAGCAATTAATGAGTATGTTGTTGAAAATGAGCTTAATGTTGAGGTAAGATTTGATATAATTGCCATATCTAAAGACGTCCATGGTTTTAATATTGAACATATTCCTAATGCATTCTATCATTTTTAGAGCCATTCATCGATATTAATAAGAATTTTCTTAAAATTTTACCCGACTCATCGAAAAAATATGTTTCCGGGGCCTCAAAGTGGTATCTTTATTTCACCAAATCCCAAATCTTAATACCATGAGAAAAACTACTTTTAGGTTAGGAATTTTTTTATCAGTTTTATTTATAAGCTGTTCCACCGAACCTTACGATGCACAATTAGAACAGGCTTTATCTTCTAACAATGATGCCTTCATTTCTGCAAATATGGCAATGTCCATTGCAGAGCTAACTGA belongs to Aegicerativicinus sediminis and includes:
- a CDS encoding YraN family protein, producing MANHNELGKKGEQMAVDFLIANGFQIIERNYRFDKAELDIIAKKGNTLAAVEVKTRSSKDFGNPQDFLKPKQIQRLVKAINEYVVENELNVEVRFDIIAISKDVHGFNIEHIPNAFYHF